The Arcanobacterium wilhelmae region ACCGTCTTTTCCATTTCTCTCTCGGTCGTGCCAAAAAGAGAGTTCTTCTGACGGCGCTCGCCTCGGAAGAGAGTATGCCATCGAGAATATTCGACATCCTCGGTGTATCCACGCCTGAGGAGAATGCGCCAACGGCTACGACCGGTATTCATCCGCACTCATCGGACGCCTTTGTGGGCTACCTGCGTCGGGCGCTTGATTTCCCAGACGAGGGCCTTTCCCAGGCCGCGCGCAATGCACTTGCTCAACTTGCCCATTCCGGCGTCGGGAGCGCCGATCCGCAATCCTGGGTGGATCAGTATAAGTACTCTGGGGGCTCGCACCCCTCACAAGTGACTGTGTCGCCCTCGCGCGTGGAAGGAGCGCTCGAGTGCCCGCTGAAAGAATTCCTGAACTCCGCTGGTGCCCGCGATCAGCAAGACACCATAAAAGCCGAAATCGGAACACTGATCCATTCGATCGCTGAAGCATTCCCCGACGGCGGGGCCGAACAGATCCGAGCGGAGTTCGAACGCCGATGGGGAGAACTATCGGTGCGAGAGGACGTGGCAGGCCGTCGTTTGAAAGCGTCAGCCCGGAAAAAACTCGAGATGCTCATCGATTACTTAAACTCGGCGCGCGAACGGCTGGAGGGGCGAGAAGTCAAAACTGAAGCTTCGGCTTTTGGGGAGCTGGAGGGGATCCGCGTCTCTGCCCAGATTGATCGTTTGGAAAGTGAAGGTGGTGGCAATTGGCGTGTCGTGGATTTCAAGACCGGCGATTATCTCCCTGCTGTCAGCTCGGCGGAATCGAATCCGCAGATGCTGATCTATCAGTGGCTGGTCAACAGCGGTGCGGTGAAAGGTGAAAAGCGTGCTCATTCGATTGGCGCCCACCTCATCCGCATGTCTCGAAACGTTAGTCGATACCGCGACGACACTCAAAGAGAAGTTGGTGCGAGCGGGATGAAACTCGCCGAGGAGATGATCCGTACTTCGGCGGCCTTGCTGGCTGGGCCCCACCTCGAAGCACGCGTTTCCGATGCGTGCCACACTTGCCGATACTTCTTCGTGTGCCCTGCACAGGGCGGAAAGCGAGTCTTTGAATGAAACTGACCTATGAAGCATTCGCCCAGATCCTGGAAAATCACCCCACAGAAGAACAAGAAAAAGTGATTCGAAGCGAGGAGCCGTCGATCCTCGTCGTTGCGGGAGCAGGGAGCGGGAAAACGGCGACAATGTCGCAACGGATCGCATGGCACGTTGCGCGTGGGCATGTTCGGCCAGATGAAGTGCTTGGCTTGACCTTCACGCGCAAAGCCGCAGGCGAGCTTGCGACTCGCGTGATGGGGCAGCTCGCAGCCGTGAAGGCCCGTTTTGGGGTGGGGAAAGATAGCGAAGAAACAAGCGAGAATGATAAT contains the following coding sequences:
- a CDS encoding PD-(D/E)XK nuclease family protein: MPSRIFDILGVSTPEENAPTATTGIHPHSSDAFVGYLRRALDFPDEGLSQAARNALAQLAHSGVGSADPQSWVDQYKYSGGSHPSQVTVSPSRVEGALECPLKEFLNSAGARDQQDTIKAEIGTLIHSIAEAFPDGGAEQIRAEFERRWGELSVREDVAGRRLKASARKKLEMLIDYLNSARERLEGREVKTEASAFGELEGIRVSAQIDRLESEGGGNWRVVDFKTGDYLPAVSSAESNPQMLIYQWLVNSGAVKGEKRAHSIGAHLIRMSRNVSRYRDDTQREVGASGMKLAEEMIRTSAALLAGPHLEARVSDACHTCRYFFVCPAQGGKRVFE